In Phlebotomus papatasi isolate M1 chromosome 1, Ppap_2.1, whole genome shotgun sequence, the following proteins share a genomic window:
- the LOC129807685 gene encoding uncharacterized protein LOC129807685 — MTPKKCLKRLAYPQKQIGDAINAVKKGMSVLRAAREYGIPRSTLQYKVSGKGKLNTLGRGGFHSALGNDIEQKLVEWIVQCANFGFPISKETLYSGVETLLKEADIQVKYFKDNRPSPKWIYAFLKRHPEVRQKKAEYVNKARGSVTEAKIRAWFTQIQTELGENVHILQESQRVFNMDESGFNLSLQGGVVIAPLNHHAYIESEHSDKETQTTLFAVNAAGDFAPPLTVFKYERMPQQAATCAPTPDWGLGKTESGWMTSECFYEYIANVFLPWVKKQCIQLPVIVFLDGHKSHLSLPLSKFCAEAGIILVSIYPNSTHILQPLDVAVFKPMKANWRRIKTAWRVKHGHEMNKFNVPAALHMIISDQRMRGNIISGFRACGIFPFNADEVDYSKVIKRKEEVLQNDCKETDPEESADAVFLRMLENRIDVSTLHQFKMTRMKNTHWKGDVESKNLFEFWNNAVSLAEGATPMTVNPLLLPDNGCFTEDPVLITSASLLSVDNNSAFSLEDRNEEYASLIEEDDWFISNTNNQNALITIESILSEPTLSTSSISGNDDDIVATQAPKMMSAQLPVSPSSTSSISVKDGCSFIPIKKRRVSEILQSVVKWPEKSKTEKQTRQKEVTPCAVTSKTWIEIKEAKQAEKERTEKEKELRKKEREEKKRILNEEKAQRKIMMEIKKTEKMRKQENVGKKKKIKKEN, encoded by the exons ATgacaccaaaaaagtgtttgaaaagatTGGCTTATCCTCAGAAACAGATTGGCGATGCAATTAATGCTGTTAAAAAAGGTATGTCAGTCCTAAGAGCTGCACGTGAATATGGAATTCCCCGATCAACTCTGCAGTATAAGGTGTCTGGCAAAGGAAAACTAAACACACTGGGAAGAGGAGGATTTCACAGTGCTCTAGGCAATGATATTGAGCAAAAACTGGTCGAGTGGATTGTGCAATGCGCAAATTTTGGGTTTCCTATTAGTAAGGAGACTCTGTATTCTGGGGTGGAAACTCTTTTGAAAGAAGCAGACATACaggtaaaatatttcaaagacaATCGTCCATCGCCTAAATGGATCTACGCATTTTTAAAACGCCATCCAGAGGTTCGTCAAAAGAAAGCCGAATATGTAAACAAGGCACGCGGAAGTGTCACGGAAGCCAAAATCCGTGCTTGGTTTACGCAGATTCAAACTGAATTAGGAGAAAATGTCCACATCCTCCAGGAATCACAAAGAGTATTTAACATGGACGAGAGCGGGTTTAATCTTTCTCTACAGGGAGGGGTTGTAATTGCTCCTTTGAATCATCACGCATACATTGAATCTGAGCATTCGGATAAAGAGACCCAAACAACATTGTTTGCTGTAAATGCTGCTGGAGATTTCGCACCACCTTTAACCGTGTTTAAATACGAGAGAATGCCCCAGCAAGCCGCCACCTGTGCACCTACTCCAGATTGGGGTTTAGGCAAAACAGAGTCGGGATGGATGACCTCGGAGTGCTTTTATGAGTATATTGCTAATGTGTTTTTGCCGTGGGTGAAGAAGCAATGTATTCAACTTCCCGTTATCGTTTTTCTGGATGGTCACAAGTCCCATCTATCTTTGCCTTTGAGTAAGTTTTGCGCTGAAGCAGGCATAATATTAGTTTCGATCTACCCAAATTCAACACATATTCTTCAGCCGTTGGACGTGGCGGTTTTTAAGCCTATGAAGGCTAACTGGAGGCGAATAAAGACAGCCTGGAGGGTTAAACATGGACACGAAATGAATAAGTTTAATGTACCAGCCGCCCTGCACATGATTATCTCAGATCAAAGAATGAGAGGAAATATCATATCGGGATTTCGTGCGTGCGGTATTTTTCCATTTAATGCAGATGAAGTTGACTACTCTAAAGTTATTAAGAGGAAGGAAGAAGTGTTGCAAAATGATTGCAAAGAAACTGACCCGGAAGAAAGTGCGGACGCCGTCTTCCTGAGGATGCTAGAGAATAGAATTGATGTCTCCACGCTGCATCAATTCAAAATGACTAGGATGAAGAACACTCACTGGAAGGGAGATGTTGAATCGAAGAATTTATTTGAGTTTTGGAATAATGCAGTCTCTCTGGCTGAAGGAGCAACGCCAATGACAGTAAATCCTTTGCTGTTACCAGATAATGGCTGTTTCACTGAAGATCCAGTGTTGATTACAAGTGCTTCCTTGCTTTCGGTGGACAATAATTCTGCTTTTTCATTGGAAGATAGAAATGAAGAATATG CTTCACTTATCGAGGAAGATGATTGGTTTATTTCTAACACAAATAACCAGAATGCACTGATTACTATTGAATCAATTCTTTCTGAGCCTACTCTCAGCACGTCCTCAATCAGTGGAAATGACGATGATATTGTTGCCACTCAGGCCCCGAAAATGATGTCCGCTCAACTTCCAGTGTCTCCTTCCAGCACATCCTCGATCAGTGTAAAGGACGGTTGCTCCTTCATTCCAATCAAGAAGCGAAGGGTCTCAGAAATTCTTCAAAGTGTTGTGAAATGgccagaaaaatcaaaaacagaGAAACAGACAAGACAAAAGGAAGTCACTCCGTGTGCCGTTACTTCCAAAACATGGATCGAAATTAAGGAGGCCAAACAAGCTGAAAAGGAGAGGACAGAGAAAGAAAAAGAGCTCCGAAAAAAAGAGCGTGAAGAGAAAAAGAGGATACTTAATGAGGAAAAAGCACAAAGAAAGATTATGATGGAAATAAAGAAGACTGAGAAAATGAGGAAACAAGAAAATgttggaaagaaaaagaaaattaagaaagaaaattga